One window of Penaeus chinensis breed Huanghai No. 1 chromosome 1, ASM1920278v2, whole genome shotgun sequence genomic DNA carries:
- the LOC125028356 gene encoding B-cell lymphoma/leukemia 11B-like has protein sequence MRSDQRIDLRGDMRAEARCGGERAGSSPPLPPSSLPHSCQLCGKLISCRRNLWKHMERVHFNNPAVRCSLCAKMFKNKYALKDHQRIYHGGLSEPPPPPPHSASLLSRILQDPRHQQPPQPHDPRGPPPPLELPQPTLLPRDTHIRHHMESSHTQALSRRHHEDEDIGGAAAYPGMGMGPIIPQSLAPTMVGSPSSLAAPRPEWPTQDDPMALVNRALLSELHHLVTKAD, from the coding sequence ATGAGAAGTGATCAGCGGATCGATCTGAGAGGTGACATGCGTGCGGAGGCGCGTTGTGGGGGAGAGCGAGCAGGCTCTTCACCACCACTTCCCCCTAGTTCATTGCCACACTCCTGCCAGCTGTGTGGAAAGCTCATCTCATGCCGCCGCAACCTGTGGAAGCACATGGAGCGCGTGCACTTCAACAACCCCGCCGTCCGCTGCTCGCTCTGCGCCAAGATGTTCAAAAATAAATATGCCCTCAAAGACCACCAGCGTATATACCACGGCGGCCTGAGCGAgccacccccgcccccgccgcaCTCTGCCTCCCTCTTGTCACGCATCCTCCAGGACCCTCGGCATCAGCAGCCCCCTCAGCCCCATGACCCGAGGGGCCCTCCACCCCCTCTGGAACTCCCACAACCCACCCTTCTGCCTCGCGATACCCACATCCGCCACCACATGGAATCATCTCACACCCAGGCTCTCTCGCGGAGACACCATGAAGATGAGGACATAGGTGGCGCAGCTGCATACCCAGGTATGGGCATGGGACCCATAATACCACAGTCACTGGCCCCGACCATGGTGGGAAGCCCTTCATCATTAGCTGCACCACGACCCGAGTGGCCCACCCAGGACGACCCAATGGCACTGGTGAATCGTGCCCTATTATCGGAGCTGCACCATTTAGTAACCAAGGCTGACTAG